The sequence GCGGACCGATCGAAcgcgagtgtctgtgtgcaggtcagGTGATCAAGGCGTgggacctgggcgtggccaccATGAAGGTCGGGGAGGTGTCCCAGCTCGTCTGCAAGCCGGAGTACGCCTACGGCACGGCGGGGAGCCCCCCGAAAATCCCACCCAACTCCACTCTGGTGTTTGAGGTGAGGAACCACAATGTTCACACCACTTTCACGGGTttgggcctgtatcacaaagcaggattactgagtgaactggataactgcacacgGTAACTCCAGGAACAGCcgtccatgttccagatctgTATTTTACTCACTTGAAGTTATCCCGGTAACTGCATCATAATTGTAATTCTGCTTAGTGATGGGAGCCCTTGGGGTGTTCTGGTAatgctcactgtgtgtctctctctccccctctctctccctctctctccccctctctccctctccccccctctctctctctctctctctctcctcccccccccccgcccctctctccccctcccgcaGGTTGAGCTGTTTGAGTTCCACGGCGAGGACGtgactgaggaagaggatggaggCATCGTCCGCAGGATCATCGCTAAGGGCCAGGGCTACTCCAAGCCCAACGAGGGCGCCACGGTGGAAGGTGGGTGCGCTGGTGTCACGGGTCGGGATCTGAGCGGCACAAAGCAATGGCCGGGCTCAGAAGAGGGCTGTACCGACTCATTGTAATCCTTTTATCGCGCAGTAtttgtgttagcattagcgttagcatttcAAAGGGACTAACCTGGCAGCAGTGGTCAGCCAGTGAGTACCATGCTAACTGTTATTCACAGCTCAGTGTCGTTCAGCCCAGTGGTTTAAAATGGCTCCCGGGAAGGGAGTGATCTCGCCCTACAAATCTCGAGTCTGTGCTCCTGCTCTTTGCCAGCTGTTGTGAGGCTGAGTGTTGTCATCTTTCCGTTTCCCAGTGACCTTGGAGGGCAAGTTCGAGGACCGGGTGTTTGACGAGAGGGAGATGAAGTTTGAGGTCGGGGATGGAGAGAACCTGGGTCTGCCTGTGGGTGTGGAGAAGGCCATCATGGCCatggagcagggagaggagtcCCTCTTCACCCTCACGCCAAAGTAAGGGTCCCCCTATGCCCTCAGGCCAAAGTAAGGGTCCCCCTATGCCTTCAGGCCAAAGTAAGGGTCCCCCTATGCCTTCAGGCCAAAGTAAGGGTCCCCCTATGCCCTCAGGCCAAAGTAAGGGTCCCCCTATGCCCTCAGGCCAAAGTAAGGGTCCCCCTATGCCCTCAGGCCAAAGTAAGGGTCCCCCTATGCCCTCAGGCCAAAGTAAGGGTCCCCCTATGCCCTCAGGCCAAAGTAAGGGTCCCCCTATGCCCTCAGGCCAAAGTAAGGGTCCCCCTATGCCCTCAGGCCAAAGTAAGGGTCCCCCTATGCCCTCAGGCCAAAGTAAGGGTCCCCCTATGCCCTCAGGCCAAAGTAAGGGTCCCCCTATGCCCTCAGGCCAAAGTAAGGGTCCCCCTATGCCCTCAGGCCAAAGTAAGGGTCCCCCTATGCCCTCAGGCCAAAGTAAGGGTCCCCCTATGCCCTCAGGCCAAAGTAAGGGTCCCCCTATGCCCTCAGGCCAAAGTAAGGAGTAAGGGTCCCCCTACGCCTTCAGGCCAAAGTAAGGGTCCCCCTACGCCTTCAGGCCAAAGTAAGGGTCCCCCTACGCCTTCAGGCCAAATTAAGGGTCCCCCTACGCCCTCACGCCAAAGTAAGGGTCCCCCTATGCCCTCAGGCCAAAGTAAGGGTCCCTCTTCACCCTCGCGCCAAAGTAAGGGTCCCTCTTCACCCTCGCGCCAAAGTAAGGGTCCCTCTTCACCCTCGCGCCAAAGTAAGAGTCTTCTGTCATCCTTGCACTGAAGTAAGAGTCCCTCTTCATCCATTTGTCAAAATAAGAGTTGCTCACAAGTCTTTCTTCGTCCCGTTCTTTTCCAGGTACGGGTACGGGAGTGCTGGAAACGCCAAGTTCAACATTCCGCCCGGCGCCACCCTTCAGTACAAACTGAAGCTGGCCACGTTCGAGAAGGTGGGatggctctcctctctctcctctctcctgtcttcTTACTGTGTGCATGGAGGTGACCCTGGTCCGCAAGGACATTTAATCTGGGCAGCTTTCAAAGCATTTTTCATGCCTGATTATTTGAGTGTAACTTGTTGAGATCGGTCCTTAAACTCAATGTTATTATTGCCCCAgttgatttgcattttaatgaaagCACTCCCCTCCCATTTCATACGCCTGCCGCGGTTTATTACGGCACTCAATCAAGCCTCGGTCTGAAAGACTCGGCTTTGTCGTTTCTTTCCGTCTGCCGCACTTGCATTATACAGAAATGACAACGTTTCTTCTCAGAAGTTGGCTATTAATGGTGTGCTGAAGCTAGTAATTATCAGTGtagtcgttttgtttttttgtgagctTGTATTAACTCTTAAAGTCTTTGTAAGGTTCTGAAATTAAAGTTCTGTCTTTATTGACTTCATTTCCAGGCCAAGGAGTCGTGGGAAATGAACACAACCGAGAAACTGCAACAGAGCGCCATTGTGAAGGAAAAAGGAACACAGTATTTCAAAGTAAGCGCGCACTCTGCAGATCTGTCCCTTCGTTAGCTGCCGTGGCAATAATACGGGCTTCCTCTTTCATCTCCAAATGTCAAAGCTATTTATGGGGGAAAAAGGTGAACGCTGTTACACTACACACCAGACGAAACAAAAATGGGAGAAATATTCTGTCTTCTGTTTGAGGCCCCCCCCCGTGGGACGTCCTTGGTCGTAAAATCTGAAGGAAGTTACACAGCAGGACCGTGTTAAGTGGGGCAGGTGTGTCCAAAGGAAAGTTTGGGAGTGTGGACGGGCTTGCTGAAGACGTACTGCTTTCCTGTTGGGAGGGGCATTTGGGgacattttttggggggcttACTTCTGTGGAAGCAGGTGATTTAGAGCCCAGTCACATCATCgcttattgaaaaaaatatatatctttcaATCACCCTTTATCGCATCTACACTATTGattgtttttcaatattttggcagggttttttttttttgttgttgttgccatttATACATAAAAAATGGTGAAAACTGTTGGATATAAACCCCTTATGAATGTCCTGACTGCACTGCGTTCATGCATCCCTGCCCTCCATGAAGGGCAGCAGGGCCGCTTGAAGGTGAATTAGCCCTGCCTGGGAAATGTGCCAGCACTCAGCCCATCCTTTACGCTTCTGTAGTCGGGGTGGCTGtcttctggtgtgtgtgtgtgtgtgtgtgtgtgtgtgtgtgtgtgtgtgtgtgtgtgtgtgtgtgtgtgtgtgtgtgtgtgtgtgtgtgtgtgtgtgtgtgtgtgtgtgtgtgtgtgtgtgtgtgtgtgtgtgtgtgtgtgcgcgcgtttgtggtgtgtgtgtgcgcgcgcgcgtgcgtgcgtgcgcgtttGGGTGTTTGTGGGGCGGCTGTCCTCTggtttgggttgtgtgtgttagtgagtgggtgtgccttggtgtgtgtgtgttagtgacggggcgtgtgttagtgagtgagcgggcgggcgggcgggcgtgcgtgcgtgtgtgtgtgtgtgtttgtgtgttagtgagCGGGCGTGCGTGTTAGTGACCAggcgtgttggtgtgtgttagtgtgtgttagtgaccaggcgtgtgcgtgtgtgtgtgttagtgtgtgttagtgaccgggcgtgtgtgttagtgaccgggcgtgtgtgtgtgtgtgtgtgttagtgaccgggtgtgtgtgttagtgagcgGGCGTGCGTTGgcgtgtgtgttagtgaccgggtgtgtgtgttagtgagcgGGCGTGCGTTGgcgtgtgtgttagtgaccgggcgtgtgtgttagtgaccgggcgtgtgttagtgagtgtgttagtgaccgggcgtgtgtgttagtgaccGGGCGTCTGTGTTAGTGACCAGGCgtgtgtgttggcgtgtgtgttAATGACCGGGCATGTGTGTTAGTGACGGGgcgtgtgttagtgagtgtgttagtgaccgggcgtgtgttagtgagtgtgttagtgaccgggcgtgtgtgttagtgagtgtgttagtgaccGGGCGTGTGTGCTAGTGACCGGgcgtgtgtgttagtgaccgggcgtgtgttagtgagtgtgttagtgaccGGGCGTGTGTTAGTGAATGTGTTAGTCACCGGgcgtgtgtgttagtgaccGGGCGTGTTTtagcgtgtgtgttagtgaccGGGCGCGTTACTGTGTGTTAGTGAATGTGTTAGTGACCGGGCGTGGGTtagcgtgtgtgttagtgaccGGGCGTGCAttggtgagtgtgttagtgaccGGGCGcatgtgttagcgtgtgtgttagtgaccGGGCGTGGGTtagcgtgtgtgttagtgaccGGGCGCATGTGTTAGCTCGTGTGTTAGTGACCGGGCGCGTGTGGCTCTGTCTCAGGACGGGAAGTTCAAGCAGGCGTCGGTGCAGTACAAGCGCATCGTGGCGTGGCTGGAGCACGAGTCCGGCCTGCAGGGGGAGGACGAGCAGAAGGCCCGCGCACTGCGGCTGGCCGCCCACCTCAACCTGGCCATGTGCTACCTGAAGATGCAGGAGCAGAACCTCGCGCTGGAGAGCTGCAACAAGGTGCCCCGCCCGAACGCCTCCCCGCGGCTGCTGCTCTACACTAGTTTTACACTGTGTACAGTAACGTCTCCCACTGAGTGCATGTGCTCCCCTCCCAGTTCATCTTCCTGCCGTGGTTTATTATGGCACTCAATTAACACTCCACTTCATCAGCCCTCATGTGCCCCTAAGTTGACAAATTTAGGAGCGCACTAATGTATCCTAATTAGTGTATGTCCTATGTGTCCTCAGTGAGTACACATCAAATTTCAGGGGTGAATGTGGCTAAAATGGAAAGCCCTGCTTTATCATTAAGTAGGATTAGCTGGTAACTGCACTGAAGaacctgttctgggttttatagCTATTCCGCAGTAACTGGGTGAACCTGCTTGGTGATACAAGCCCTTGGCAATCGATCTGAGCTGTCCGATCAGACGACGTTTAGGAAGAGTGTTTGTGGCCTCTGGTCCATTGGGCATCTGCGATCTgccctccgtgtgtgtgtgattgatcgACCCCATTGCGGAGCTCGAGACAGGGCCTGTAGTAACGGTAAAACCTGACGGAACATCCTAGAATGTAAGAACTGGCTCAGGTGCCAGGCCCGACCTCCGAATACGGAGTCGAGAGGCGTTTTTTTTCCCCGGGTTGACCGACAGCGTCCCTCCGTCCCGGCAGGCCCTGGACCTGGACGACAGCAGCGAGAAGGCGCTGTTCCGGCGGGGCGAGGCGCTCTTCTCCATGAAGGAGTTTGAGCGGGCGCGGGCCGACTTCCAGAAGGTGGTGCAGCTGTACCCCGCCAACAAGGCCGCCAAGGCGCAGGCGCTGCTGTGCCAGCGGCACATCAAGGAGCAGCGCGAGAAGGACAAGCGCCTCTACGCCAACATGTTCCAGAAGTTTGCTGAGCGCGACGCCAAGGCCAGTCCCCACGACCAGGTTTATACACACGGCCAGGTTTATACACACGACCAGGTTTATACACACGACCAGGTTTATACACACGACCAGGTTTATACACACGACcaggtttatacacacacacacgaccaggTTTATACACACGACCAGGTTTATACACACGACCAGGTTTATACACACGACCAGGTTTATACACACGACCAGGTTTATACACACGACCAGGTTTATACACACGACCAGGTTTATGCACACACCCACGACCAGGTTTATGCACACACCCACGACCAggtttatgcacacacacgaccaggtttatatacacacacacgaccagGTTTATACACGCACACGACCAGGTTTATACACACGACCAggtttatacacacacgcacgaccAGGtttatgcacacacgcacgaccaggtttatgcacacacacacaaccaggtttatacacacacacgaccaggtttatgcacacacgcacgaccaggtttatgcacacacacacgaccaggtttatgcacacacacacgaccaggtttatacacacacacacgaccaggtttatacacacacacacgaccaggtttatacacacgaccaggtttatacacacacacacgaccaggtttttacacacacacacgaccaggtttatacacacacacacgaccaggtttatacacacgaccaggtttatacacacacacgaccaggtttatacacacacacgaccaggtttatacacacacacacgaccaggtttatacacacacacacgaccaggtttatacacacacacacgaccaggtttatacacacacacacgaccaggtttatacacacacacacgaccaggtttatacacacgaccaggtttatacacacgaccaggtttatacacacacacacgaccaggtttatacacacacacgaccaggtttatacacacacacacgaccaggTTTATACACACGACCAGGTTTATACACACGACCAGGTTTATGCACACGACCAggtttatgcacacacacgaccaggtttatacacacacagaaccaggtttatgcacacacacgaccaggtttatacacacacacgaccaggtttatacacacacacgaccagGTTTATACACGCACACGACCAGGTTTATACACGCACACGACcaggtttatacacacacacacacgaccaggtttatacacacacgcatgaccaggtttatacacacacgcacgaccaggtgtatacacacacacgaccaggtgtatacacacacacgaccaggtgtatacacacacacgaccaggtttatacacacgaccaggtttatacacacacacacacgaccaggtttatacacacacacacacgaccaggtttatacacacacacacgaccaggtttatacacacacacacgaccaggtttatacacacacgcacgaccAGGTTTATACACACACGCGACCAGGTTTATACAGACAGACTCAGacgcacgcactcgcacacacacgcactcgcacgcacacgcactcgcacacacacgcactcgcacacacacgcactcgcgcacacacacgcactcgcacacacacgcactcacacacacacgctctcacacacacacgcactcacacacacacgctctcacacgctctcacacgcactcacacgcactcacacacacgctctcacacgcactcacacacacacacacgcactcacacacacacacacgctctcacacacacacgcactcacacacagacacacgcacgcacgcacacacacacacacacacacacacacacacacacacacatacgtacatacatgcatacatgcatacatgcatgcatacagaaataaaatctatcaagatttttatatttgtttactCGGTATTCTATGGAGGGTGCAAGTGTACGCTTTTGGAACACTGGCCAAATCGCACAACACGTCACACGAGTACCATTTCTAACCACCTGGTGGTAGTAcaactttttgttttattctgcCAAGTcataatttcttcttttttttttttttttaccttaatgTGTCTtggtataatgtaatgtttttggaaattatttttttggaaaacgaTTCCAAATCAGTGCCTTGTTCTGAAAACCGCTATATAAACAGTTGTTGTTATTCTACTGCAATAGTGAAGTTTGCAACAGACACAGGCAAAAGTGTCAGTCGCAAAAGCGAGGCAACATCAAGTTGAAATGTTTACACATGACGGTTAAGTGGCCTTTGTGTGCCAGAGGCGTGGCTGACCGCGATGCCTGTTTCATTGACAGAAGGAGGCGGGGAAGGTGAAGGAGGGGAAGAGTGAAAATGGcggagaggtggaggtggagatggaCGATGGAGCCCCAGAGGAAACGGCAGCTTAGAGACCCGCCTACTTTCactctcttttttaaaaatgattttgtttcttctcagtttttttttttttttgtttttttttcctcatgtgttttgtttttgtttgtttgttttttgtttcctttggAACTTTTTGTAACTTAAAAAAACAGGATTGTGTTTTGTAGAGtgtattattttgtgtgtgtgtgtgtgtgtgtgtgtgtgtgtgtgtgggtggagacGGAGGTTTAAACTTTGCTGTATCAGCCCTCCTCCGGAGGGACCAGGAAGGCTTTGCACTTTGCTGGAGAGTCGGCGGTGGAGTTGGCCGTGACGGTTTTCAGGCTCGCGGTTCTGCGCTCGCCCGCGGGGAGCCTCCACGCGCGTCACTCCGCCACGTGCGCGTCACTTTCGTTTCCGCGTCCGAGCGACGGGATGGGTGTTGTTTTGGGCGAAGGGCGCAGGCGGCGAGGTTACGCTCCTTAAACGCCGCCGCTACTCCCCCGGGGAATGGGCGGCGCCGCGGCGACCCGTCCCGCTTCTAAAGGAACTCTCTGATTGGTGCAGGGGGGGAGCTGCTCGGCGTCTCCCcggcttttttttccctttttttttttttcgtcccGTCCgttctctccccttccccaccCCCTCAAAACCTCCCGAAAAGGGCTAACTCTGTTTGTGCCAGTCCGTTATCTAGCCAGTACAGGGCCAACGCGGCCCCGGCTACCACGAGGGCCAGGATAGTCCTAAATCGGTGGTGTCCACCTGAAGCCTGCTCCATATCGATCTGCTCCATCGGCTTCCAGCCGGCGCCTGGCGGACATTTTGAAGAGCGGGCGGTGAGAAGTTTCCGTCCCGGTGGAGGCTTCTGGTGAGAGGGGTTCACCCCAGATGGACCAGAGACACACGGACACCGCtgactaccccccccccacccccacagccgTTTGAACAATGCGTCGCAGCGTCCCGcagcccctgccctgccccccccgtGTGCTGATTTTAGAGGGAGATCCAATCGCTCGTATTGAAGCTGCAGCAACGTGGGTCGAACGCAGACCGCCCCCCCCCACGAAATGAAACCGGCGATATCGCGCGAATGAGTTTGTACTCGTCCTCTTGGAAAGCCTAAGATGCATTTGATTCTTGTATAGCCTGGGTAACAAAACACTGTTTGTCTCTCTTTTTGGgttttgtaggtttttttttttgtttgttttggttttttttttttttaaatgattgagTGTAATTTCTGTGTAATTTGTTCCTTTTCTCAGTTTGTATGGTCATTTGTATCATGAAGAATATTTAAACTGGAAGACCACTGACGGCTTACCTCAAAGCCAGCAAAGtgaatctgttttttttcctcttggaCAAATGTAGCCGCTATTGCCCTGTCGTATAGTCTTAGCAGTGCTGGTTGACACGGGAGTCTGGCTTGTTGGCGGATCAGCGCCGCGTCGCCGGCCTGTGTCGGGATTCTGAGAAGGGGCTGCCGTCGGGCAAGAGTGCCGCCAGGCTTGCTTCAGCTGCCACCGCCTGCAATCATGTGTCGGTGTGCCCTGGATGTCTCGTTATTAAAGCAACCAAACTCTACAGCTCCAGTGATGGCAATAAATCAGTTTCTGCTTACGAGTCTTGTTCTCCGTTCAGTTCAGTATGCTCTATTGGCATGAAGTACGTACAGTAAATATCGGCAAAGCCTTATAATACAGCAATTACAATTAGAAGGGgtaattcaaatttttttttttttttttctcccaacgTTCTAGAACACGGGTGTCAAAATCCAGTCcgggagggccgtagtgtctgctggtttttggggtgttctgggttcattccaGTCATTGaatggttaaagtatccacacgccttgtgctcaaggccttaattggccttaattggcagctgattgaaaggaaaccacaaaaacccgcagacactgcggccccctggggattcagtttgacacccctgttctagAACTCTCTAATGCGGTCACCTGCCAGTATCCGCATTAGAACCCGTTCCGTTAAGAACATTTCAGTGGTCGCACATTCTGATCTCGCAGTTTAAAGAGATGGGTTTATGGTTACATTaggttttatttagcagacgcttttatgcAGTGCATAtcacaaatgtcagaatggggaataaatgtaatctactgtaagtgactttgagcatttaatgattattggtgcccgacagggtggttttTGGTTTGTCCAAAATGGCTGATCCCCTGggtttttcatgcacaacagtttgcagagaatggtgtagaaaaacaaaaaacgtccagtgagcaTCAGTTCTGCAAGCAAAagcatgttaatgagagacgtgagaggagaagaggccagggtggtcaaagctgaccggaaggtgacTAACACAAacaaccgcacattacaacagcggtatgcaaaagagcatctctgaatacacaattgCGTCAAACCTCGAAGACCGCAGGATAccgcagaagactaataagtctaaaaattgaatctgataaataccaagtaaagTGCTCAGTTTATGTCCAGTCATCAGCGTAGATGGGCCAAATCTGTGACTACCAAGTCCTCTACAGCTTGAGGAACTGCAGTAgcaagacaaatacaaattcaaaagtcctaaaaataaaatacaagggGCAAAGATAGACGGGTGAAAAAGAAGTGACGATATATGAGTTTATTTCAGCCTCCTCCACGGTTAGTCCGTTCAAACGGTGACCTCCGAGTACTCTTGTAATGAAAGCCTTTCCTTTTTCTTGTGCACTTCTGTGAATTTCGGCTACGTGCCATTTCCGGTTCCTTCCGCGGGATGAAACCTCACCAAGCACTGGAGGTGTTGCAGAACATCAAAGATGGAGGGCGATGATTATGCAAGCAATCGTCTTGGATGGGATCCTGTAATTATTTCACAGGTAAAGTGCTTTGCTGTAACCCTACCTGGTACAATACGAGGCAGCTTGGCCTGTAATCTCGAGATATTTAAAATGCGCGACCATTAAAACACGCAAGCGCAGTGTGTTCCCCCACCGAACGGTGAATATTCAGGAGAGGAATGCTTTTATCAGTAGTGCATTAAGGGCCAGGAGTTTGCTTACTGAATCACTGTCTGTCAACCCCCCAGTCCTTCATTACTGGAGGTGTGAAGCTGCCCTCTGTAGTCAAATGTTTGAACAGCCTGCAAGTCCTGACACTTCATCGCTCTGTGTTTCCTGGAGCCATACTCAAAACCTTCAGTCAaattaccctttttttttttgggtgcaATGGAATGTAGAAATAAATTGGGAGCCGTTCCGGAAAATTATTTTGGGATTTTGGGTCAggtctcaaaatggctgccctctcCTTTTTAAGTTCTACCCCGTGTGGAACGCTGATGGCAGGACTGATCGTGTGGATTTCCCATCCGAAGAACTAACCGTCAGGCAGCGGTGGGACACCCATGTGTCCTGTAACAAATAGGCTGACAGGACCTTGAAGTATTATGTTTCTATTACCGAACCCAATACCTACTCCCGTCTCCATTTTAACTCACGCAGTGACAAGTTCATAATCAGGGTCTATGATACTGtggcatatgtatgtgtgtagtgtggggcAACCTGTACATTGAATAGGTCAACCTGCCCCAGGGTTCAGCAACTTGCGGTCCTAGAGGGCCGAGAacggctggttttccaccctcccttttcctGTGAGTGAAGTGTGAatacagtctggccaatcagtagcacagATTACCTGGgggggaaagaaaaccaggcctggatttagatttgagggccagagttcaTGATCCCTCTCCTCCACCGTGTACATGCCTATATGGTCGAGCAGAGTTATTTCAGGTAACTTTTTGATCAATTGTACAGTTTTCTGTTTCAGCAGGAATCAGgcaatgtttctatttgtgtgtgtgtgtgtgtgtgtgtgtgtgtgtgtgtgtgtgtgtgtgtgtgtgtgtgtgtgtgtgtgtggtcgaaaaacatgaaaacaggaTTTCCCATTACAATTAATCATTTTGGTCAATTCATCATTGGTCAGATTCATAGGATGGCCCAGGGGACATGCCATAACTCACATCCCTTGTCACAATGAATGTGTACATTTATGAGAACCTTAGTCAGGCTGGTCTCTCGGTGCAAATGAACTCCGACACATCTAGAAAAAGTCGCAGATCTGAGAACTGAGGCAGTAGCTATGGAAACtacaactc is a genomic window of Conger conger chromosome 19, fConCon1.1, whole genome shotgun sequence containing:
- the fkbp4 gene encoding peptidyl-prolyl cis-trans isomerase FKBP4 isoform X1, which gives rise to MTAEEVTNGGQQAMEGEDITQKRDGGVLKLVKKEGTGSELPMTGDKVFVHYVGTLLDGTKFDSSRDRGEKFSFELGKGQVIKAWDLGVATMKVGEVSQLVCKPEYAYGTAGSPPKIPPNSTLVFEVELFEFHGEDVTEEEDGGIVRRIIAKGQGYSKPNEGATVEVTLEGKFEDRVFDEREMKFEVGDGENLGLPVGVEKAIMAMEQGEESLFTLTPKYGYGSAGNAKFNIPPGATLQYKLKLATFEKAKESWEMNTTEKLQQSAIVKEKGTQYFKDGKFKQASVQYKRIVAWLEHESGLQGEDEQKARALRLAAHLNLAMCYLKMQEQNLALESCNKALDLDDSSEKALFRRGEALFSMKEFERARADFQKVVQLYPANKAAKAQALLCQRHIKEQREKDKRLYANMFQKFAERDAKASPHDQKEAGKVKEGKSENGGEVEVEMDDGAPEETAA
- the fkbp4 gene encoding peptidyl-prolyl cis-trans isomerase FKBP4 isoform X2, giving the protein MTAEEVTNGGQQAMEGEDITQKRDGGVLKLVKKEGTGSELPMTGDKVFVHYVGTLLDGTKFDSSRDRGEKFSFELGKGQVIKAWDLGVATMKVGEVSQLVCKPEYAYGTAGSPPKIPPNSTLVFEVELFEFHGEDVTEEEDGGIVRRIIAKGQGYSKPNEGATVEVTLEGKFEDRVFDEREMKFEVGDGENLGLPVGVEKAIMAMEQGEESLFTLTPKYGYGSAGNAKFNIPPGATLQYKLKLATFEKAKESWEMNTTEKLQQSAIVKEKGTQYFKDGKFKQASVQYKRIVAWLEHESGLQGEDEQKARALRLAAHLNLAMCYLKMQEQNLALESCNKALDLDDSSEKALFRRGEALFSMKEFERARADFQKVVQLYPANKAAKAQALLCQRHIKEQREKDKRLYANMFQKFAERDAKKEAGKVKEGKSENGGEVEVEMDDGAPEETAA